One Pyrus communis chromosome 13, drPyrComm1.1, whole genome shotgun sequence genomic window carries:
- the LOC137713438 gene encoding uncharacterized mitochondrial protein AtMg00810-like, producing MDIPPSYASVSQPEMVCKLNRALYGLKQSPRAWFGRFQTTMRKYGFRQSNSDHTLFLKRRIRKLTALIIYVDDMIVTGDDKEEISRLKDYLATEFEMKDLGGLKYFLGINVARSKQGIFLSQRKYVLDLLAETGMLDCKPVDTPIVQNHHLAVHPDQVPTNRDRYQRLVRRLIYLSHTRPDIAYAVSVVSQFVYSPSEAHMGAVECILRYLKSSLGRGIMFSKNDHCRIEGYTDADWAGNVTDRRSTSGYFTFLGGNLVTWQSKKQKVVALSSAEAEYRGMTKGVCELLWLRRLLAELGRPSNSASDLF from the coding sequence ATGGATATTCCACCTAGTTATGCATCGGTTTCACAACCCGAAATGGTGTGTAAGTTGAATAGGGCAttgtatggattgaaacaatcaccTCGGGCATGGTTTGGTAGGTTCCAGACGACTATGAGGAAGTATGGGTTCAGGCAGAGCAATTCCGATCATACACTTTTCTTGAAACGTCGAATACGGAAATTGACCGCACTTATTATTTATGTGGACGATATGATTGTTACAGGTGATGACAAAGAGGAAATCTCAAGGCTCAAAGATTACCTAGCAActgagtttgagatgaaagatcttggtggtttgaaatatttcttgggtATAAATGTAGCTCGATCTAAACAGGGTATATTTCTatctcaaagaaaatatgttctAGACTTATTAGCTGAAACTGGAATGCTTGATTGTAAACCGGTTGACACCCCTATAGTCCAAAATCACCATCTTGCCGTGCACCCTGATCAAGTTCCCACTAACAGAGATCGTTATCAAAGGTTAGTTAGgaggttaatttatttatctcacACTAGGCCTGATATTGCATACGCAGTAAGTGTTGTTAGTCAATTTGTGTATTCCCCGAGTGAAGCACATATGGGTGCGGTTGAATGCATTCTACGATACCTGAAGTCCTCACTGGGTAGAGGCATCATGTTTTCCAAGAATGATCATTGCCGAATAGAGGGTTATaccgatgcagattgggcaggcaaCGTTACTGATCGTCGGTCCACATCTGGATACTTTACATTTTTGGGGGGAAACTTAGTGACTTGGCAGAGTAAGAAACAGAAAGTGGTTGCTTTATCAAGTGCAGAGGCGGAATACAGGGGTATGACAAAAGGAGTATGCGAATTATTATGGCTTCGAAGGTTACTCGCAGAACTTGGGCGTCCTTCGAATTCAGCCTCGGATTTATTTTGA